The following is a genomic window from Aphelocoma coerulescens isolate FSJ_1873_10779 chromosome 5, UR_Acoe_1.0, whole genome shotgun sequence.
GCTGGCAAGGATGACAAATcaacctgctttttttttttttttttgtcaaaaaaaccctttctttGTGAAAAGTTGTGTTTCATCTGCTTCTGaatgaaattaattcctgttttCACACAAACAACTTGTTTTTGCTCCTTTAGTGCACCGTGGTGCTCCATTGTCAATCCCAAGGGATGTTAAAGAGCCATAAAAGTCCTTTTAAGGTATGAAATGGAGAactggaagggggaaaaaggttaaaaaatatCCATCAGCATTTCCTGTATGTCACCACCATCTATTGGACATTGCTGGGAACATCATCTCCTTTTTATTCTACATAAAccctccttttttcctgatgttcCCATAAGCCTTGGGTAGCAAAGTGCCCTGTTCTTGCTCAGGAAACTGAGAAACAGGCAGTAAATAAAACAATGGCCTCATGTGGCTGATCCCACCTggatattttgttttccaagcATCAGCTCCCGAGCCTGTTGAAAACATTGGATGTTTGAAGTTCTCCTAACATTTGGAAATGATGCTTTAAACtgcactttatttttctcttaggATAATTTTCAGCTGATGCTTAAGGTTGTCTGAATCCTTCAGGTGGGGTTAGATggggtattaggaagaaattcttccctgaaggggtggtgaggccctggaatggatttcccagagaagctggggctgcccctggatccctggcagtgtccaaggccaggctggacggggcttggagcagcctgggctggtggaaggtgtccctgcccatggcaggggttggaatgagatgatccataaggtcccttctgacccaaaccCTTCCATAGTACAGATATTGTCATAAACTCCCCCTGGGGGTAGTTTTAGGATGTATTAAACAATTAAAGGCAATATTTTTGAACTGTTGTTGTTCAAATAACACCTTCTGCTGCCGCTAATTTTTAAATCTTCATATCTTGACTTGGCAGCGGAGGAGCCCAGGACCCCTCAGGGCTTGGCTGCCCCTCGCTTGGTCTGACAGCTCCCTGGAGGGTAAGATGTTATTCCCTGACTTGTTTTGGCTCTGTGAATCCTCCACAGGGCAAAGCTCTGGAAACACAGGTGTTATGTGGGAGAAGCCCTGGTGTATCtctccagctggagctgggagcagctggaagtATAAAAACTGCTTCAAAGGGACCTGGGAGCAAAGAGGAGCAAAACTCCACTTTCAGGTAGGTTTAGATGGAATATTGGGaataaatccttccctgggtgGGTGGTGAGgtggtttcccagagaagctgtggctgccccatccctggaagtgtttaaggccaggttggatggggtgaTCTCGGTGAATCCTAGGGCAGCTCGTTGGAAGCTCTTCTACTGCTGTGCCCTAAGATTTTATGGAAATTGGGTGCCACAATGGAGATCCTCACCACAGGAGGACAAGGATGAGCACTCCATTAGTTATTCCACACCAACCACCTGCCTCTCAGCAGGAATAAAATATAACCCATGggttttaattgaatttatttccATTCCAGGTCTCCGATCCATCACACAAAGTAACGTTGGTTGGTTGAGTAAGGAAAAGCGAGGCTGGATTTTAGTTAAGCAAGAAATTGAGGTAAATTCTCTGATGGCAGCAGATTCAGCCCCAAAAATGTTtggttttccttatttttaacacctctggctctgcctcGGGCATCTCCACATGGGTGGTGAAAAGCAGCTCTAAATCCTCGTTAATAACTCCAGGAGACCACAGAACACCTGAAAGGAGATGTTGGGTTCTGGAGGTGAAACTCAGCCCTCCAACCAAGGCTCATGCAATAATGAGGATTTCCAGGTTTAGATCTGTTTGtcaggagccagcagtgcctACTCTTGGTTTACTCTCTGGTGTAACTCCATCAAGCCATAATTATCCAGGAGAAAAAACCATGTTTATTTATTCTGTCGCAGTGTGGGATTTTACGAGCTGCTGATCTCTTCCTGGTGAACAGCAAGATGGAACATGAATTTATCTTTTACCTCCAAATTAAGCATCACATCTAAAGCAAAGTGAGGTAAGGCAAACGCCGGCTCTTATTTCTACAGCCAGGAAAAAATATACTAAGGGAAGTCCCTTTTTCCAATGCTTTCACCTAGAAAATCTCTTCCTGGGACATGGGGAGCAGGTATTTATTCCTCAAGTGCTCAGACTGAGTAGGGAATGGTCAAAAGatgagaaataattttattttcccagcAATTATCAGGAAAATCATGGAATTCCATGTGTAAGTGGACAGAGGAGAACTAGGAGGAAGCCTTGCAACttatttctgaattattttgatATCGTATTTCCCTTCTTAATGCCTTAAATGTGCCCGTGCTTCCAAATACATTGGCTGAACAGGGATACTGGTGCCAGGAACTTGtggtttttctctttcaagGAGAATTCACCTTTTCTTGACTGAAGGCTTTGTAACTGCTTGACCAAAACTGACATTCTTATCATTATCGATGGATTTATTTGCATGAAACCTTTCAATCTAAAGGCAGAAAGCAGCTGAACTGCATATATAAAATGTTCAGTATGGTTGGAGAAAATGAGACGTTTGCATCTGAATTTATTCTCCTGGGCTTCACCACCCGGGCAGACCTGCAGGTGATGTTTTTTGTCCTGTTCCTTGCCATCTACATGGTCACTCTCCTAGGAAATCTGGGAGCCATTGTATTGATCCGTATGGACCCGCACCTTCACACCCCCATGTACTTCTTCCTGAGCCACTTGTGCCTCCTGGACATCTGCTACTCCTCTACCATCATCCCCCAGAGCCTGAGGGATTTTTTGGCAGAGAAGAAGGTGATTTCCTTTGTGAGATGCGTCACCCAGCTCTTCTCCTTTGCCACCTGGGCCACCACCGAGTGCTACGTGCTGGCCGCCATGGCCTATGACCGCTACGTGGCCATCTGCAGGCCCCTGCTCTACTCCGTGCTCACATCCCGGAGGATTTGCATTGGGATGTTGGCTGGGGCCTACCTGGCTGGAGTGATCAGCTCCACCCTCCACACGGTTTCCATATTCCACTCCCGGTTCTGCCGCTCCCGGGCCATCGACCACTTCTTTTGTGACGGGCCCCCGCTGCTGGCCCTGTCCTGCTCTGACACCCGCGCCAGCGAGGTCGTGGTGGCCGTCGTGGTGGGGTTCAACACGCTGAGCACCGTGGCCTTCATCCTGGTGTCCTACTCATCCATCCTCGGCGCCGTCCTGCGGATCCGCTCGGCGGCCGGGCGGCGCAAGGCCTTGTCCACCTGCGCCTCCCACCTGGCCTCCGTCGCTCTGTACTACAGCAGCTCCATCCTCATGTACCTGCGCCCCGTCTCCAGCCACTCCTTGCAGCAGGACAAGGTCATCTCCCTGCTGTATTCCGTCGCTGTGCCCATGCTGAACCCGTTTGTTTACAGCCTCAGGAACGCGGACTTGAGGAACGCCGTGAGGAAAGCAAAAAGTAGGATCCTCACTGCCTGGTCCAGCTGTGGCTCCCGGTTAGCTGAAAAGAGAGGATGACCCCGCTGCGGTGAGGGGTGTTCGATTTTGGACCCTCCAGAAGAGGGGTTGGATATCAGACCCTCGGATTCCAGGGTCTGGACTCATCTTCCAAGCTATTGGTGCCATgatctccctgcagcagcaccgcGGGGAAGGGATGAGACATCTCATGGCGTTGTCCGGAGTGCAGGAATGGAGGGAGAGtgtggcagagcagagcctgagTAGGAGTTGAGGCACCATCCTCAGGGACACTCCCTGTACTGTAGGACAGGAGCTGGGGAGACTCCAACCCTTTGGGGTGCTGCCCTGCTCTCCCttgatttttccctcttttttggggggatgtcCATGTGGAAAGAGCTTTGTGGAAGCACcgagctgctggcagggcactTGGACTCGTTTTGTGCCTTCtctgggggagaggaaaaagggagaTGGGGGAGTCCAGAGGGTGATGGTGTCATTTGGGGCACCCCAATGTCTGTGGGGTGAGAGATGAGGGGGGTCAGGTGGGGTTCCCCAAAACCAGGGAGATTATAGCCCAAAAAAATGCCTGAAAATTCTTGAGGGGTTTGTGTGTAAAATACTTAAAACTGCGAAGATTCTAATTTTCTATGTATTTAGAAATAATATTAATTCATATAtaaattgatttaaaaataacccCCCGTATCTGCTGTATTATAGGCAGGAAATGGAATATGGATCTGTAGGGtttgaaaatacaaataaaacgTTTGTGTTTATAAATGAAACAGCAAAGGGCTTGAAAACATAAGACAATATGATCTGTGTGAAGGAAATAGAAACAGCTCTGTGTGTTCGGAATTTTCCTGTCGCTGTAACACCCGAAATCTGGGATCTGGGATGGGATTGGAATCGGGGTTTTATTGGCACCCCTCAAAACGCTACGCATGCGCGCTGGCCTCCCCACGCTccgtgctgccgccttgtgggcaCACCCGGTACTGCAGCTCCGAGCGCCCTCGGCGCTTCCCAGGCTCCACCGACACCGGGACGCGGAGCCGGACCGGGACCACGACGGGGACAACGACCGGGACAGCGACCGGGACAGCGACCGGGACAGCTCCGtgtcccggtgccggtgccggcaCCTTCCGGCAGGAACGGCGGCCGCTGTGCCGGGAGCGGCAGTGGCGGGGAGCGCG
Proteins encoded in this region:
- the LOC138112117 gene encoding olfactory receptor 5AR1-like — translated: MVGENETFASEFILLGFTTRADLQVMFFVLFLAIYMVTLLGNLGAIVLIRMDPHLHTPMYFFLSHLCLLDICYSSTIIPQSLRDFLAEKKVISFVRCVTQLFSFATWATTECYVLAAMAYDRYVAICRPLLYSVLTSRRICIGMLAGAYLAGVISSTLHTVSIFHSRFCRSRAIDHFFCDGPPLLALSCSDTRASEVVVAVVVGFNTLSTVAFILVSYSSILGAVLRIRSAAGRRKALSTCASHLASVALYYSSSILMYLRPVSSHSLQQDKVISLLYSVAVPMLNPFVYSLRNADLRNAVRKAKSRILTAWSSCGSRLAEKRG